From the genome of Capillibacterium thermochitinicola:
CGAAAGATGGCATCAGCATGAACGACTCTGGGATAGTGCCCTGTACGCCAACGAAAGGTTTCAATAGCTTCTTTTAATTTTGTCCCTTCGTTGAAGTTATTCCAACTAATCTCATCCACGAAAGCAAAACCGTCGATCAAGCTAACCATAATTTTGGCTCCAAACTCAGTTTCAGCTGCGGCTTTTCCGCGAACAATCGGACGGACATAGGGCTGACTAATGCTGACGATACGATTGTCTATCCGATGGGTGCGGGTTTCATACATTAACTTCTGTTGCTGATAGAGCTCTTGTATTATTTGGTATTCCCGCTGTTGTCTTGGACTTAGTTGCCCACAGCCGTTTTCGTTGGAAAGTCGCTCAATAATTCTCAGATCCCGCGCGATATAACGTAGTTGCTTACCGATTGCCCGACGTAAGGACTTCTTTTGGTGCTTTCTAACTTTAGCTTCCGAAAGATAGTCTTTGCGGGCGTTTCTCCGGTAGGTTCGGGGTTTCGGCATTTTGCCTTTAAGGGGTGCATAGAGGTCAGCAATCATACGCTCAAGCTTTTCACGGGCTTCGTTTAACAACGATAAGTCAGTAGGATAACGAATGTC
Proteins encoded in this window:
- a CDS encoding IS5 family transposase, giving the protein FGGQLDPENRWVKLSKLIPWDVIEDKYAALFAKNNTGAPAKPVRMALGALLIKEKGGFSDEEVVEQIKENPYLQYFIGLPEFQKEAPFDPSMMVHFRKRLNAQIMKEINEIICLGQEVKKHESDNDNHDEDNSEGDLKENKNKGRLIIDATCAPADIRYPTDLSLLNEAREKLERMIADLYAPLKGKMPKPRTYRRNARKDYLSEAKVRKHQKKSLRRAIGKQLRYIARDLRIIERLSNENGCGQLSPRQQREYQIIQELYQQQKLMYETRTHRIDNRIVSISQPYVRPIVRGKAAAETEFGAKIMVSLIDGFAFVDEISWNNFNEGTKLKEAIETFRWRTGHYPRVVHADAIFR